The genomic interval TTGAGAACTTAACTTGGAAATCATGGAAGGGTTTTTACACCCTGATTGAATGGGTTCAATTGGCTCCAAATGACCCCTTTTCAAGGATTTCAATCGTTGTTTATGAAGATAAATAGAAacatatcttaatatataaaaggaaaaagtgactgaccgactgactgactgatccatcaacgcacagctcaaactaatggacggatcgggctgaaatttggcatgcagatagctattacgacgtaggcatccgcaaagaaaggatttttgaaaattcaacccctaagggggtgaaatgggggtttgaaatttatgtagtccacgtggacgaagtcgcgagcataagctagttaactaaTAAAATGAATAGCTTTTCATAGATCGTGTCTCAACTTCTTCACATGTGCAACCATAAAAATAAACCGACCATTGATTATAAAGTCGCATTGCAACGCCATGCCGGACTCAACACATAGATAATTTGAAGACAGGTACAGGGCTGTATGGTGACACTGGACTCGGGGGGAATGACAACACAATATGTACTGCCACTTACAGAGCCATTACGCACCGTGTGACGTTGCCGTTCCGTGCGCACGAAGTCGCCGCAAATCCGTGCGCATAGGCTCGGCAACAtccatattatcataaattactgattctaacggtcgccgtCGGCTGAGTTGCCAGGCGACTAGTCGACCTTGCGTAAATGTATAATAATTTGccagacaaaattcgtaacgTCAACGAAAatgaatttaacaaaatattaaataactttttattagaacAGTGCTACTATGCTATAAATGATTTTCTAATCgacgaaaataaaaattataaaaatatgggtctccctactaaggtctaCTGTTTCGACCTAATTGCGACACCTacactgggtatccataatcctACCTTGTACATAGTTTATGGaattgcaataaattgaaattgagacatactaaaaaaatataaaaaataccgACGTAAATTAGAAAAAATGTGACACCAATCATTGTCCGTtaaaatcagtaaaataatTGTCGTAATTTCTCAGTCCctgatttcaaaaaattcttcgctaatttatgattttaatttcattgtattaaaataactatattatgATGTTAATAACATGAAACTTATTTTGTACAACagaatacttaattaaaataaacaaacctTGCCATTTTCAAAGAATAGAAATGAAATAGAAGACTCCCATTAAAGAAAATTGATAtcccatatttaaaaaaaagaaaataagtaagtacaaacaataaataattacttaagcaGTGTGTTAGTATTTTCTTGCAAAGCTCTGATGCAGGTCCCAGGCATGCCTAAATAGCATGTGCAACTCACTCATTTCCCAATTTGGAGAAGAAATTTTTTAACGGACTAGATGTGGCAGTTGGTTTTTGCTCAACTTTTTGGCATTCAATTTCCTGATAAATGTCTTCAATCGACCAACCTATCTGCCGTCTTACCGCTTTTGGCTTTCTAGTTTTAACAATTATGGGAGCAAAATCAACACAATCAGTACCTGCATCACTAAAAGTTTCATCATGAGGTGTTCTCAAACTGTCATCATTACTTGATCTAAAAGTTTCATCATGACTTGTTCTAAAAGTTTCATTATGATCTTTTCTCAAAGATTCATCATTGCATGTTCTCCAAGTTTCATCACAACCTTTTCTCAAAGTTTCATCATTACATGTTCTCCAAGTTTCATCATAACCTTTTCTCAAAGTTTCATCATGACACGTTCTCCAAGTTTCATCATTTGCACTAAAGTGGAGTACCTTTAAATGTTCTAAATATGAGAATTTATCAGTGAACATTTCGTGACATACCGGACAGACAAAATGGTGAAGTTTCACATTTGCAGTGCATTTATTAAGATGTGTCACATAATTATCGTATTGGACATACATCTGATCACAAAGTACACAAGACACGTTAACATATTCTGGAATGTTTGGGATGGGTGATAAAGGTTTAGATGCTTTTGTGGGTGTAACATCTGTAGCAACGAGTGTTTCATTACTACTCGATCGTTGTAGGTCATTGTGCTCAATTGTGCAAGTGACATGGCAAGTGTGTGCACCGTAGTTACTATATGATTGGTTACAATATACACATTTGATTGAGTCAACATCACTGTCAGTCTCATCACTGACTTCAAAACAGGGACTCAGTGGGGCTCTGTCTCTCTGGCCATGGGCTGCTTTGACTAAGTTATCATCACTCTCTTCTTTTATATACTCAGTGTGCATGTGGAACTCCTGATTGTAAAAGTCATTATAATTTTGTCTGTCATCAGGCTTGTCAATTTGTATATCTGTAATAGAAATACCAATAAAGATTTAATAACCTGCCTAGGAATATTAtagcatacctacatattaggCTATGATCACATTTTTTGGATACAATCATATGAAACAAAATGTTAAACCtatttttattgcacacacaacAGAGAGGAATGAAATAAATTCCTTGAACCTTGTGAACTAAATCACAAGTCAGTTGATTTTGATTGACGGTGCCAGTGGAAGAGTGTGTGCTCTGTAGCATGTCTGAAATATTGCAGCATACTAGTACTATTTAAATAGTTGATAGTATTTTTAGTTACAAGCAATTTGTGAATGAAAAATGGAGCATTACAAAGAGGAAGGATGGTTTGAAGGACAACTTAGTAAAACGTATATACTTATCCATTTAGACAGAAAAGCCTGAACGATATGagcataatattagtagtaaACAACATGCTAAATCAAAGCAGATGTGAAGTAAGACATTATCATGAGTATGCTACAACTAAGCACGCTTTTTAATGAACTACTTAATATTGTCATGTGTACCAATTTGCACCTAAAAGCTAGCAAATGTTTACCAAAGAGGCTATGATATAGAATATACTGTTTGGTAACATGGGTAGTCACTTACCAGGAAATTTTCGCAAAAGACCATCAATTCTTTCACACTGAAGTTTGAACAAATAAGCTGTACTTAGGTTTTCGATACAAGAAGTACATACTCGATCTGTTAGACCATCACCTTCGTAAATCTGAAATAAACTTACTTTTAAAAGGCTATAACTTAGTGACATAAAAGCAAATGAGGTGTTGCAACATGTATTATGAATGATGTTTAATGCTTTAGAATGGCTAGTAGATGTaaataagtcaaagtcaaatggtttattcaaaataggcaataaattacactttttgatggtcggttgttgcatttgtaagatgatgatatagtgatAATAGCAGTTAGTACCTTAACATTCGTAAAAGACATAACCATTTCTGATAACTTAATTGAATCATCTTTTTCGAAAATTGAACAAAAATCTCCAATTTTTAAACAAAGTCTACACTTATGAAAACGATTATTTACTTCCATTACAGATCAATGCGTCTTAAAAAACGCATCAACAAACGAGAACCACCacaacaaaattacaaaactgAAAACTAGTTTgacaacatttttattttcaaaatgcaACGGCAAGTGGACAAGATCAAGCACACACCTAGAATATGCCTAGAATAAtagggattccaacatcaatgagcACATGAGCACACATCACAcatcatattatgtaaaaagtactctgtgtcaCACATCCaagcacagaccaataacataatcCAAGAAGCACACTGACACACACGTCATTcatttctttagttttttttttactggttttacggctctgggttccaACTCTTTTGAGTCTAGACCAGTaatctgtcacgtactatatcgGAGACCCCTAATATGAACTCATATCCGAGATTTTTACCGCTGTCGACAGTGGTCGACTGTCTGTCGTTCTCGAACGTCAAAATGGAAAATCGGTAGATTGCAATCTAAAAATCGGTATATTCCTACCCGAAATCATGCTCTTTATCTAGCTTACATTATATCTATACCATACTCAACTAGAGTCTGGCTAAGGAAATGAAGTGAATAacacaattattaccattgtttagtagtcaatatttgtattaaccgatcaacaatatttgtattaaacgttttttatgtgaaaacaagtaaataactcatgagaaatacaattacgccacgaattctcaaagtttgttttgcaacttcttgtatgtattcttgaaaaaaaacagttacacgataagggagaaaaataggttagctgcgtctctgtttatcacattagtaactttatctgtgctctctttttagtgcgaatgagaaagcaaacgttcctgcatctatctttattactctatctacggtacCTATATAGTGATCTGTGATATTAGAACATAGAACATGTATAAAGTTCTGACATCCAGGgctatccagggccgtaaaataaattaaaaaaaaacatgtagatgtgACGATTTGTgacatagattatctactatatactagagatagatgtgcgactctagatttctttttcaaagttacgcgtgtgctcacatctagagggcactaaaagcgcgctaggcgtgcgagagcgcgaaaatttaaatgctatttaaatgtactttactagaatattttatatttttgaacatgttttaaaaaaatatcaataattccattaacgtttgtttaaaacatgtttaaaaatatatattacaagactgactctttaagatactaaattataaaacactatagaaataaaaaggttttaaggttttgtaaaatattttattttcataaattcgtaactaggtacataaaatacatacccaaattcaagacccacgagattgtgaaataggtaacgctcaaatccaaaatttttggttatttacttttcataactttcatattactaccacaactggtgtatttcaacgatcttcaaactggtgattgcaaatttgataattcgtaactatatattatttcattatcagtcttgctttctaaatgttgtcctactatctcttttcattgtttaaatggtttcaaagagaggagtagccaggttttggaaagccatgcaaacatctgaaaaagtaataacataaaatatgcattagtctatacttacttattgtacttaattagttgatagctgatacctataatataaaaataacttagtcaataaagttcaaaacaaatgttgtaagtacacttaattacaaaacaaaaaatttacagaattagtagttaataatccatagcaatatgataaatgcaaaagtgtgtcaacctgtctgtatgctagctttttacagtaaatttgtgtaaccgtttatgatgaaagttagtacagagataacttgcatcggtaaggacataggcttcttttgtcacggaaaactcaaacagttcccatgggattcccaaaaaccctaaatccacatagacaaagtggtggtcatcatctgtttggtacagagatagcttgcatcagacggttgtaacttgtaggccacatttatcccggaaaattggacttctcacgggatttctaaaatagttttttcgagcggacgaaatcgcaggaactatatacctaatatcatgataaaatacctaatgtgctaatggtgccttaatgttgca from Maniola hyperantus chromosome 4, iAphHyp1.2, whole genome shotgun sequence carries:
- the LOC117997192 gene encoding uncharacterized protein; this encodes MEVNNRFHKCRLCLKIGDFCSIFEKDDSIKLSEMVMSFTNVKIYEGDGLTDRVCTSCIENLSTAYLFKLQCERIDGLLRKFPDIQIDKPDDRQNYNDFYNQEFHMHTEYIKEESDDNLVKAAHGQRDRAPLSPCFEVSDETDSDVDSIKCVYCNQSYSNYGAHTCHVTCTIEHNDLQRSSSNETLVATDVTPTKASKPLSPIPNIPEYVNVSCVLCDQMYVQYDNYVTHLNKCTANVKLHHFVCPVCHEMFTDKFSYLEHLKVLHFSANDETWRTCHDETLRKGYDETWRTCNDETLRKGCDETWRTCNDESLRKDHNETFRTSHDETFRSSNDDSLRTPHDETFSDAGTDCVDFAPIIVKTRKPKAVRRQIGWSIEDIYQEIECQKVEQKPTATSSPLKNFFSKLGNESPSRQSSPKKVSFRKFIENGKAKTSVYLPFKKYIENYKLRKKANNYSPINAKAQVTSRIQATFPEEISDSDYASPSGTSEDSWKMKQNLICACDKKVFMLSEHIHDRDRLVAMVNELGGVVAENTKMEMLATHFVSVLPTDTFSGMMVCALATGKWLLHISFIYDSFRCKKFLQENMYEWVRHPKIVEIDNTSVEVAKAAVFWHVELHKDRSKYPFEGKQIVLIMKKKYRQYYQMIFKTLKAKPVTYDPRTPGSCCSADYCFVDMKIIERVKLRFFFHHKVPVFPYQYILVYLLKRGRVDDEQKYLLQDCTQINDKDFFLNNTY